The stretch of DNA GGGCGGCGGCTTGAGCACCCTGTATAGGACGCTGACGACTATGTCCTGAAGCTCGGCGATCTCCCTTTGCTCGCGCCTTCGTATGTAAATCCTTATGCTCATATACCTAGGTTATGAAAAACCGTAACCTAGGTATATGCTTTCCCCTCTTCTTACACCTGGATTAGAGTATGACAAGCCCTCCCTCAGCTGAGCAGATCTCTTTGAGCACTCGGACGGCAGAGAGGGCTGCGAGGTAGCTCGTCTTGGGGTTCTCGGGAGAGGGGACGTTCTCGAGGGTCACTCTAACCCTGCCCGCGGGAGACTCCGCCACGACCTCGTGCACGTTCCTGCTGAGGCTGGGGTCCGCCACGACCTCGACCTCCGCTTCGACGCCTGCCGCTAGCGAGAGGGTGGCTGCGACGTTCAGGCTTTTCGGGTAGGCTTTAACCGCTTCGCTGGCCCTCCCCCTGAAGACCACCGTGGGCCCCTGCACCTCCGCCCCCAGGGACTTCGCCGGCTTGCGCGTCACCAGCTTAAGCCTGCTGACCCCCACCTGCGAGTAGGCCTTCAGCACGTCGAGCCCGCCAGCGGCCCCCGCGGGTACGTAGATCCTTCTACCGCTCCTCCGCGCTACCTCAAGGAGCTCGCGGAGGGTCTGCTCCTCCATGAGGGCCCCTACGCTCAGCACGAGTAAGTCCGAGCGCTCGAGGATCCTCTTGGCGTACTCCCTAACCGCCTCCTGGCTCGCGGCTTCAACGACAATGTCGGGATTCAGGGCCAAGACGTCCTCTAAGCGGGAAGTGATCGCGGGTCTGCTCCTTTCGAGCCGGCTAGCCAGCTCCCGGCAGGCGTCGGGCCTCGCGTCCATGAGCGCTACGAGTTCAGCCCTAACCGAGCCCTGGTCGACCGCGCGGGCTATCACGCCGCCGATCGCGCCGCAACCGATGATCGCGACTCTCTTCACGCTAGACCACCTCTAGGCTTATGTCTACGGGCAGAGGCCTCATCGTTATAACGCTGGAGCTTAAGACGTCGGGACCCGCGCTAGCGTACTCCGCCACGTTCTCAAGCGTTATCCCTCCGCTCGCCTCCACGAGAACCCTGCCCCTCAGGCCCTCGGATTCAAGGAGCCTGACCGCCCTCCTGACCTCAGGGGGGCTTAAGTTGTCGAGCATGACGACGTCCACCCCCAGCCTCGCGGCTAGAACGGCCTCCTCAGGCGTGCGAACCTCGACCTCGAGCTTGTGGATGAAGCTCTTACCGCTTAGAGCCCTCCTCACGGCCTCCTCGAGGCTACCCGCGACAGCGATGTGGTTGTCCTTTATCAGCACCGCGTCGCTCAGAGAGAGCCTGTGCGTGTCCGCCCCTCCCGCCGCCGCTGCGAGCTTCGCGAAGTCCCGCAGGCCGGGTGGGGTCTTCCTCGTCACTGCTACCCTGACGGCGGGGTTGGCTCTCCTGGCGGCTTCCACGAACATCTTGGCAGTCATCGCGACCCCCATGCAGTAGTTTAGGATGTTGAGAAGGGTGCGTTCCACGAGCAGGATTCCTCTTGCATCCCCTTCCAAGCGCATGACCGCCTGCCCTTTGCGCGCCACCGCGCTACTGGGCATAAGCGAGGTGACTCTGAAGCCGAGTAGTTCCAGTGCCTCGGCTAAGTCCTCCGTGCACGCGACCACGGCCTCCTCGCTCTTAAGCACGACCTCTGCCGCCACGGTTTTCCCCCGCGGCACCACGAGGCTGGTGGTCAGGTCGCCGTGGGGCGCGTCCTCCTCCACCCACCTGAGTATTTTATCCGCAAGTAGCCTAGCCATCATCCGCGCCTCACCAGCTCCAGGCTCCGCTCAATTACCTCACGGGCCCTAGAGGCTATTCGGGGGTCGAGGGTGACCTTTGGCTCAAGCCTCTCGAGAGACTCGAGGAGGTGGCGGGGAGTGATCTTCTTCATGTCCGCGCAGACGGCCCTCGCGTTCAGAGGGAGTATCTCCTTACCGGGCGCGAGCTTCCGCGCACGGTAGGCTAGCCCCTCCTCTGTGCCCAGAAGCACCTTGCTGGCCCGCGTCCTCTGCACGTACTCCAGCATCTGGCTCGTGCTACCGACGAAGCTGGCCATCCGCCTCACCTCCCTAGGCGCTTCGGGGTGCACTACTAGCTCTGCCCCGGGGTGCTCCTCGAGGGCCTTCTCGGCGTAGTAGCGTGAGATCAGAAACTCATGGACAGGACAGTGGCCGTTGGGGGGCACGGGGATCACCTCCACCCCCGTCTTCTCGGCTACGAACTCCGCGAGGTTCCTGTCAGGCCCGAAGAGCACTCTATCAGCGCCAAGCCTTGAGACGAGCTTCACCGCGGAGGAGCTCGTGGCCACGTAGTCCGCGGATGCTTTGGCCTCGATCGGGGAGTTTACGTAGACCACTAGCGGCTCTCCCGGGAACTTGGACCTGTACCCGCTCAGCACGCCGCCATTGAGGAAGTCGGCGAGGGGGCAGCCAGCGTAGCTGTTAGGGTGAATGACCACTTTGTCTGGGTTCAGCGCGGCCACCATTTCCGCCATGAACTTCACTCCAGCCATCACTATCACGTCCGCGTCTACCTCCTGTGCCTTCAGCGCCAGCTCGAGGCTGTCGCCGACGAAGTCCGCCACGTCCTGGACTTCCGGTAGCTGGTAGTTGTGCGCCAGGATCACCGCGTTTCGGAGCTTCTTCAGCCTGGCTATCTCTTCGTAGAGCATAGCCACCGTGCATCGGGGGATGACGTTGGGATATAACGGTTCTCTGCCAAGGTTGCATAGGGGGCCAAGTTATTCTCTGCAATTAGTCACAGAGCTTTTATAACGTTTAAATCGTCCGGAGAGTCGGTTTTACACGTGGAGGTTCAACTCATCTACCCGTCGCGCCTCGAGAAGTACGCTAAGAGGCTCCAGGCTGAGCTAGCGCAGAGAGGGTACCCCCCTCAGGCGATTGCCCTCGAGAAGGTTGAGGAGCTAGGAAGGGGCCTCCTGATCGTATTGGGGCTTGACAGGGAGGTGCTCGAGGCCCTTCACCACGCACCGTACCAGTCGACGGTTCTGCCCGTGGCGCCACCCTCGTACACAGGTTACGTGGCTTTAACCCCGTTCCAGAAATGCGCCCAGGTGGTCGAGCAACTTGAAGCTGGCAGGATCGAGCCGCTGCGTGTACCCGTCCTGTCTGCTTCGGTGGACGGTACGGCAAACGTGAGAGCAATCAACGAGGTCGCGGTGTTCCCCAGGAGGAGTGCCACTCTCATGGAGTACGACCTGGAGGTGAACGGGGACCTCCTGTGGCACGACACTTCCGATGGGGTGATCGTTGCCACCCCGCTGGGTTCGACGGCGTACGCTCTGTCAGCAGGTGGGCCCGTGGTGCTCCTCGACACCGAAGCGCTGGTCATCGTTTCTGTCAACAGCACAGAGCCGGGTCGGAGGCCGGTTGTGGTGAGCCTGGGGAGTAGCATACGGGTGGGGGGCATCGCTTCCCGCACGGCTGTGGAGGCGGTGGCTGACGGCGTGGAGAGGGTTGAAGTGGAGGAGGAGGTTCGAGTGTTTGTAGGCGGCTACCTAAACCTCGTGGTAACCGAGAGCAGGGGTACCGCGCTGGTTAAGAGAAAGCTCAC from Infirmifilum sp. NZ encodes:
- the nadX gene encoding aspartate dehydrogenase, with translation MKRVAIIGCGAIGGVIARAVDQGSVRAELVALMDARPDACRELASRLERSRPAITSRLEDVLALNPDIVVEAASQEAVREYAKRILERSDLLVLSVGALMEEQTLRELLEVARRSGRRIYVPAGAAGGLDVLKAYSQVGVSRLKLVTRKPAKSLGAEVQGPTVVFRGRASEAVKAYPKSLNVAATLSLAAGVEAEVEVVADPSLSRNVHEVVAESPAGRVRVTLENVPSPENPKTSYLAALSAVRVLKEICSAEGGLVIL
- a CDS encoding NAD(+)/NADH kinase, with product MEVQLIYPSRLEKYAKRLQAELAQRGYPPQAIALEKVEELGRGLLIVLGLDREVLEALHHAPYQSTVLPVAPPSYTGYVALTPFQKCAQVVEQLEAGRIEPLRVPVLSASVDGTANVRAINEVAVFPRRSATLMEYDLEVNGDLLWHDTSDGVIVATPLGSTAYALSAGGPVVLLDTEALVIVSVNSTEPGRRPVVVSLGSSIRVGGIASRTAVEAVADGVERVEVEEEVRVFVGGYLNLVVTESRGTALVKRKLTYAELRDLPPSAKLVLKVLEEEGELGISEIIDLTGLPERTVRHALALLSSRGFIAKLEDPVNPKRILYRVSQAVA
- the nadA gene encoding quinolinate synthase NadA — its product is MLYEEIARLKKLRNAVILAHNYQLPEVQDVADFVGDSLELALKAQEVDADVIVMAGVKFMAEMVAALNPDKVVIHPNSYAGCPLADFLNGGVLSGYRSKFPGEPLVVYVNSPIEAKASADYVATSSSAVKLVSRLGADRVLFGPDRNLAEFVAEKTGVEVIPVPPNGHCPVHEFLISRYYAEKALEEHPGAELVVHPEAPREVRRMASFVGSTSQMLEYVQRTRASKVLLGTEEGLAYRARKLAPGKEILPLNARAVCADMKKITPRHLLESLERLEPKVTLDPRIASRAREVIERSLELVRRG
- the nadC gene encoding carboxylating nicotinate-nucleotide diphosphorylase, which produces MMARLLADKILRWVEEDAPHGDLTTSLVVPRGKTVAAEVVLKSEEAVVACTEDLAEALELLGFRVTSLMPSSAVARKGQAVMRLEGDARGILLVERTLLNILNYCMGVAMTAKMFVEAARRANPAVRVAVTRKTPPGLRDFAKLAAAAGGADTHRLSLSDAVLIKDNHIAVAGSLEEAVRRALSGKSFIHKLEVEVRTPEEAVLAARLGVDVVMLDNLSPPEVRRAVRLLESEGLRGRVLVEASGGITLENVAEYASAGPDVLSSSVITMRPLPVDISLEVV